GCTATGTGACAGCCTCTGGGCCAGCTCCTGGCTTCCGTCACTCGGTGTCCTGTCCGGTTTGAGTCTGCCTCCTTCACCAGAGCGTTCCAGATTTACAATTAAAAGTTTTTCTCCTAATCAACTAGTTTCAGACTCCTCCTTTCTCACATTCCATATTGCTAAGTGCCAACACCTGGGATTTCCATATTGCTAAGTGCCAACACCTGGGATCTTCTGTGgcatgctgatttaaaaaaaaaaaatcttgtaagattttttttttttttaaagatcggCCCAACAAGGTAAACATGGGAATCTGGAGAGATGGTAACTACTGTAAATAAAGTAGCAAAATGAATAAAGATGGCTGGTTGCCACTAAGTGACTTGATTCTACAGCTTTTACCACTGTAATCGCTTGAGGGAAGGGCCACTGGTGTTGATCACGTTCACACATACACGGGTCTTACCCTCAGAATCTTAAACAGATGATTTGTGTATGACTactctgcacagctattttgaaataagctattcaaaatagctattccaaaatagcttatttggaaatagcacatctactcggcagggaaacctcaaaattagtcggagataggtttccctaatgtagatgtgctatcttgattccGAGTCCCAGGATAGGAACTAGGGAGGAATACCTTAGaacggccctggtgaggggctatttctaaatagctttttcaaaataaggtgtgtgtgtgtgtagatgctccactgctgctatttcagaataggcgttattcctcatagaatgagttttacagattttggaataagccgtccgttattttgaaataatggaatgggtgtgtagacgctcacattcttgttttcaagataactagcattaacACGTTGCCATATTACAGCAGATAACTGCTTAAACTGACATTAGACAACACCATTTCCTTGTATCCGGATCTTCACTGTGGTGCCTCTTCTAGGCTACATTTGAAACACGGTACCTAGAGGGTGTCAGCAGGAGAATTTGAGCATATGTTAGACTTGAATGTGGATATATAAGATATCCTCCATCATTGATACATCACTCGTGTGGCTGGAACGTCTAACTTTCTTTTAGAGAAATGGGATCTGAAGTCTGGGTTTAAAACAGAGGTCATCAACCCACCTTCCCTGGTTCTTTGCGTCTGGCAAGCTCTTCAAATGTAATGTATCAATGAAGCttataagatgaagtttaatattcACACATGGAGACATGAATTTTACTTCCTGAGCAGCTGTGCCTGACACTTATAACAGATTGGAACATACCATGGAGAAAAGCACCAAGAGTAACATTTTCTAAATCAACTCTTAACTTCCTCTGGCATCTTAGTGGTACAAAAATTATGTGCTTAATAAAAGCAGGTTGTCACAACTCTACAGAAAGCATACCTGGTTCTCAGTTTCAGATAATTTAATTCTGCAATCCCTGTTACAAAATTAAAGCCCTGTTTAAAACTAGTTGTGACCTTTCTGACTATATGAACTTTAAAATGGATTGTACTAATAAGTAGGGTGCTTTCTCATTACTCTTGCCTATCAGAGTAGGCAAACAAACAGTAGGAAGGAGCCAAGCAATCCTAAAACACCTGCGTAAGTACTAAGAACCATCCATGGTGGAAAATTGGTGGGCAAATCGTATAAATGAAAAGACCATGCTGTTTTAAGTATGGTGATTCTGTGCCTGAGTGTGTTAGCTGGTTTGGGGGCATTCCCTTGCATGGTTGGCACTGTTTTGTGACATGCTCATGCGGTACCGTAGCGAAGACTGCAGTTGTGTGTTGAACTAAGTGAGTTAAAACTCAGTATGGGGAGCCTTGTTCTGTAGTTACTAGGCTTGTGTAGGACCGGCATCTGTCTTCCTTTTTGAAGAAAGTGATAATGCTGGCAGGGAGTATTTGTGTGGTGAGAGGAGGAATCTTGGCCAAATAACCTGTGAAATCCTGATAGAGGGAAAGGATTTGGAAGGAATGTAACTTGTCCTGAGCCGGGTGGTGGTTGTGTACTGTTCTGAGgaactacgtctagactggcatgattttccggaaatgcttttaatggaaaagttttccgttaaaagcattttcggaaaagagcatctagattggcacggacgcttttccgcaaaagcactttttgcagaaaagcgtccgtgccaatctagacgtgcttttctgccaaaaaaaaaaaagccccgctcgctattttcgcaatcggggcttttttgcggaaaacaaatctcagctgtctacactggcccttttgcacaaaacttttgcgcaaaagggacttttgcccgaacgggagcagcatagtatttccgcaaaaagcactgatttcttacagtaggaagtcagtgcttttgcggaaattcaagcggccagtgtagacagctggcaagtttttctggaaaagcggctgattttctgggaaaaactggccagtctagacacagccaggatgtacATAGTCCTGCTGGAGGGGTTTACTGTAGGTCGAGTAAGGTCAACTACTTTTGAAAAGACTGAGACCCAGCTCCCTAAGGTGCCTCAGTCTGGGCCGGACAGGTTTGTTTATAGGTGTTTCTGAACAACCTTGACTTGCCTCATTCAAGGCTGGCCTTAAGCATAAataaaagcagtggccatgtagGACTCCTCCAGTAGcagctccctcttcctctctggtAGTAGGAAAGGTGGGAGTGGCACAACACTTCCATGGAGTGTAGAGAGGGGACTTGTAGTTGGGGTGTCTCACATCCCCGACTGGGCTAAAGCTTGTAAGGGAGCACCTCTTCCTGGCAATTTGTTTTGGGGTCTGCATGTGATTGGGGGGGCGAACACCATATCTTCCCCAGGTTTGTGACTCACTCCCATGCTAGGCAGCTATCTCTGTGAAAGGGGTGCGGTTCAGCACAGACCCCTCTCATCAGATCCTTTTTGTGGCTAGCTTAGCTCCAAGGTGCCTCTCTCACTCCCCATTCGTTGTATAGGGAGCCTGGATGCCTAACTCAGGCTTTGCAGATGGCAGTGctgttcctgtgattttttttttctgggtgtTTAAAAGTTAGGCATTGTGATGCTGAACATCATGGCTGGTATGTCCCTGTGTGGGTCCCACCTCTTCAGCATATTGCTTGAGGAGCCCAGGGCCTTAAGTCAATGGGAATGAAGATTGCTTGCTATGGAGAGCTCACTTCTTGGCTTTCTATTCTAACACTGCCCCCAAAGGACACATGGATCACTGCAGTATATGCTGTAACAGTGTGTGCATGAAATGGCAGTTTCCTCAGAATGTGGTTCTGTCAGAAGGCTGAAACTCAGAAGGGACCATCTTTGGGTGATGCTTGCATTGATTGCTGTGTAGTTGTAGCTGTGTGGGTCCCAGGATATTCAGGAGACtggatgggtgaggtaatacatTTTATTGGATCAACACCTCTTCATGAAAGAGGCAAGCTTTTGTGTTTGTGTTACTTACATCTTCCCAATGATGCCTGCTTTACAGGCTTTATGTAGAATCCATGTATAAGGATGGACCTTAACCCCAGAAAGTGGTTCACTGGGGCCCCTTCATGCTTATGTCTACTCTGAAGCAAATTAGCTAGTTGAATGAAAGGTCATATACATCAGGATCTTAGCACAAAACCCTGCCCAGCTTTAGTAGCCAGTTACAATGAAACAACATGGGGTCAGATACCTGTTTTATCTGCCTCTtccaatgggagggggaggggagagagatccTTGTCAGTTGATTAGACTGATATTTTCCCATTTGTAATTTAAATGTCAAAACTACACTTAGAACTAGGTATGAGGAATAGCTGTAGGAAAACTGGATTCCACGAGGGGATAACCTAGAAGAGAGGTTTTCTGTGGCAAATGGTCACAAATCCTAAAGCTACAACATACATAAAAACACAGCAGAGGTACTTTCATCTTAAACTGTTGTGCATCCCCTGCTCTGGGGTGACCCCAACGATGACCCTTTGATCTATACTAGCAGAGACTCAAGGACAGGTGAATCTGCCTAACCCTGTCTTCCAAATTATGAATCCCAGCTCCTGGTTGAGAgcctctttcctttttttcctatgCTGAGGGTGTTTCAGGGAttggtggagggtgagggggaagagGTCTTCCCCCTCTTTCACTGTAGATATTTGTACGGATCTTTCTAACCTGTGTgttttctatgattttttttattattatttaaggttaccctcctctcctccaccctttcCTACTGGTATAATTTGTAAATAAAAGGCTTACGGGTATGTTAAAGCAGGGATTGCTGGGTGGTGTAATCTCTGTGGGTTGCTCCTTCCTGGTAGAGAGATGAGTAAGTGCAGACTGCACCTTGCCCTTTCCTAGCTTTTGTGACAAATCAATCTGAAATGATTACATTTCACTCTTCCTGGCAGAGCTCTCCTTTGCACTTACGGGTGGCTAGCAACTTGTCTATTATTCTAGGCAGCTGGTTTTCCTTTCTGTGCCCTCAGAAAAAGTGACCTTGAAGAGGAATTTGTTAGTCAATTGTGACTTTGTAGTAATATCGCCTTTTGACCTAAGTGCTTAGCCAAAATTTGGAATCCTATAAAGTTGTTTCCACAGTGAGAAATCAATACTAGTTATTTCTTTCATGTAATTATTTTTTCCCTCAAAtgtacaaagtcctgtttccTTGAAGACAGGAGGACTCTATACAAGAGCGTTTCTTTGCTCACAGTCCAAGCCTCTTTCAATCAGCACTCACAGCAACAAGTTTTCTTTGTAGGCCTTTTCTTAGGGCCCTGCTTCCCCACTGTTGCTCTGGCTGTATGCTTGGCTTTCTTAGCTGGAGCCTGCCTGTGTCATCTTTATTGCTTCTGCCTCTGTCTCAGGGCTGGCCTATGTTAGAAAATTTAATCAACTCTGCTCTATTGTGAGAAAAATTCACACTCTTGAATAATGTAGTCAAGCTAACCTAGCCCACTATGTGGACAGCCCTAGTTTGATGGATTAATGTGTCTGTCAACCTACCTACCACGTCTCGGGAAGGTGGATTTCCAACAGTGACAGGAAAACTCCTCCTGTCACTGAAGTGCTATGCTTCTAAGTATAGAAACAGCCTCAAatgtaccccattccttcctgtgGTCATTACCCAGCTCCAGCATTTGCTGTATAAGTCCCTGATGCACCCCTCAGTCTGTGTGGCATAGCGTACACTTAACCTTACCATGTGGGTCTGTTCTTTTGGCTAGTGCTAAACAGGGGCATTTAATTGCTCCCTTATTCAGCTTTTTTGGAAGGGTGTCTGCTGTACTGGGAGTTTTAACACAGTTTAACCTAACCTGTAACTATTATTGTGTGGGGAAAGCTTGCCTAATATTTCCAACTTTTGACAATGGTTAAGTATATACAGTTGAGGTCATTTGTGTGGCTCAAATCCTATAGCATgattcaaaataacactgttaaATTTCAGCAGGAGGGAGAGTAGGGGAGGTGTGTCCAAAGCCCTCCCACCGTTTTGCTGCCTGTTCCTCGCTTTCACGTATGAGCATGCTTTGTACTTCAAAGGAGCTTTGGAGGCTTAACTCATGTTTGCAAGGGGCTGTACCACTCTAAGATGAAACCAGGGCCGCTGCCTTTGGAACGGTAGCTGGAGGAGCTGACTTAGCCCCTGGGGCAAGAGCCTGACAAAACATTACAGCCATGCTCACAATGTCATCATGCTGTGATGAGAGAGGCAGAGGCTTTTGCAGAAGGCGAGAAAAATAGTCCCTGACCCTCCACTGCTCTGGGACCTACAGGGGGATGGGTGCCCTGCACGTGGGGGGCGCAGAGGGCTGCCAGCTGATGCAGCTCCCCGCCATGCATGTGCACATACGCCCGCCATGCATGTGCACATACGCCCGCCATGCATGTGCACATACACCCGCCATGCATGCACCCCCCTTCTGCCCGCCAAGCCACGCCCCGTGCCAGGCGGCGAGGAAGAGTCGAGCGgtcctcctggctgctgggcgtCCCCTCGAGCGGAGCGACGCTCGGCTGCCGCGTCGGCCTCTATGGTGGCGCCTCGTTGGTGGCGCCGGCGCTCTGCAGGGCGGAGGGGACTCGATGGTGGCAGGAAGGAAAGGCTGGGGGCGGACGCTCTGGCCGGGATCCGGGGCCGCTCTGGCCGGCGGACTCGCTGGTGTGGAGTCCCGGAAGCTGCGCTCTGGCGGGCCGGGCGCGGGCGGCGGAGAATGGCGGAGAGTCCGGCGGCGGAGGAGGCCGCGAGCGGCggggccccggcggggggagggggcggcgcgGGCGTGTTCATCCCCGCCGAGCTGTGGGCGGCCGGCTTCGGGGCGCCCCCCCtgggggccgggcccccccccgggAGCGGCGGGGCCCCCCTGGCCGGGCTGCCCGCCGCCGGCGCCGCGCTGCTCACGCACTCGGCCTTCTGGGACCCCACGGTGAGCGGCGACTGGGACAGCGAGCGCCCGAGCCCCGCCTGCCTGCTGCGGATCAAgcggtgagcgagccccgggcctccccttcccgctcccccccccccgctggggaCACCGCCccccctgcccgctcccccccTCTGCAGGGGGCACCGACCCCCCCATTGCCCGCTCCCCCCCTCTGCTGGGGGCACCGCCCCCCCCAttgcccgctccccccccctgTGCTGGGGGCACCGACCGCCCCCCCTTGCCCGCTCACCCCCCACGCTGCTGGGGGCACTGACTgcgggtcccctccccccgctgtccTCCCCTTTGCCAGACTCCCTTGccagcctccccccactgctggagGCACTGACCGCCCCCCTAGCCCGCtcacccccccccactgctgggggCTGTGACCGCGGCCCCCACCATGCCATCTTCCAGGGCCTGGTCTGGCTGGGTGTTCTGCTCTGtgttttccttcctttctctcaGAAAAGAGCCCCCGGgggttctcttcccccccccccccagaccaaaCACATGTCCTGGCCCCTCATCTCCCAGCTTCTTTTTGAGTCCGAGGGGTTTGGCCTTGATGTGTCCTGTCCTATttgcctctgtgtgtgtttgtggggtgggggggggggggggctctgtctacatttttgggtttttttgttagtctctaaggtgctgcaagactatttgttgggtttttttttcttttttgaggtcAGTTTCAGACTAAATCGGCTGCCCCCTCTGAACCAGACGATAACATTTATGCTTGGGAGAGGATGATCTCTTCCATGTTCCAGGGATGTCAAATGTCGGTTAACTGAATGGTCGAATAACCTCATGGTTACTTAATTATTTTGTAGTGCCCGGGggtgagccagcagccagtgtgctccagcctcactccagaggagctgcctgctgctctgtgctgctgcctctgaatcagaagcagcagcagcatgggatgccaggcaggagctggtccgcgaggggaatcagtttaaaaagcagctccccttgcagtctggctgcctgttgccccatgctgctgcctttgatacagagacagcagcatagggtggTAGCAGCCCTTGTCGGGTGGGAGGAAGAGGTCTGAGCttccagacctggtgtgagctggaactgcccgcccggctcctattatgctttaaatgcagagccacagcaggagtaggtcccagacccgttgcaagccaggactgagccgggctgctggccagcctgctaaaaaaaaaaagtactggcaagttagggggagggagatgtgtgtagtctacagcattaaccttatgagcttttgcttatcagttatctgtggaactctttgccagagggtgtggtgaaggccaagattttcaCTGAGGCACCTGTGAACCTAGGCATTGGATGCAGTTCTTGATCCACTGGCACTTACAGCTTTCCACAGTGGCGTGTGGCGCTACCTTGCTCATCACCAGTTGGGTCTTGTCCCCAGAGATAGCTGCAGCTCGCTAGGATTCAGGAGGCTTCCCCAATGTTGGGAGAACGTTCAGTGCCTCACAGTGCTCCCGAGTCCCTCTGGCCTTGTTGGCGCACGTCAGCTCGCTGCTCTCGCGTTAGAGCCAGTGCACTAATGCCGCTTTGTAATTTCTAAAGCACCCAGAAGGCTCCCAAAGCGAGCGGTGGGCTGTACAGTCGTGTATCCAGGTCTTGGGTGGAATGTGACAGCTGTTCTGCAGCCATGCTGTACAGCATAGGAAATGAAGCACCCAATGTCTGGGTGGGACTTTCTGGGGAATATAATAGAATAAATTATCCACCACTGAAATGTGGCCACTCATATGGGTCAGCAACTTCTTGCTAAAACTGCCAAAGCCTGTTTCAGTGATCATGTTTATAATTTAAAGAGGGAATTGACAGAAACTCCTCCCTTTGTCCCCGCCTGGTTAAACCATTCTTACTGCTGCCAGTAGTTAAGAAAATGTCTGTTCTGTTGAGTGGCATGAAGTCATATTTTGCCACTTTCATGCAAGGATCTTAAAGCCCATCCGTTGAGTTCAGTCTCAcaactgcattttcccaggtgcaTACAAGAGAGGCAACTTGACTCACCTGAGTGAGCTTGTATCAGACACAAGAGCAGCGTTCTGATCTCCTGATCCTGTCCTCTGTCTCATTATAAGATGATACCTCACCTGACCCTTTCATCTTAAAATCTAGTCTGTCGTGCCAGCTGTTTGCCAGTCAAACCAAAATTCTTTGGGCATCTGCAACTCAAGAGTTTTGTATTGGGTCAATAGGGGAAATGGTTTCTTTTTTGTCTTCCCAGATTGAGTCGTAAAAGGTGTTGATAACTGGCCCACTTCAGCCCCGTTCGTTCATTTGCCTGTGTGATGCTAGCTGAACAATCCTGCTGTCCCCCATCTAGCTGCAGTATTAAAGGATGCATGTAAAAGGATTGTTCCCATTAGCTCTGGCACGCTGATGACCTTTAAAACAATGAACAGTGTGTTACAAGTGCTGGTGTAATTTCAATAGATTCTTCCTCTTCCCGCATCTCAAACCTCCTTGCTTGCCAAATTATTGCAGAGCCTTGTTCTGTTGCCTGTTCCCAAACTGTAACTTCACCATAAGGTGGTACAAACTGTTTCCAATCCAAGCACTAACTTGTTGGATGTTGAGGTTTTCTTATCTCTTAGAAGTTCCATCTGCTTCGTCATACTACCAAAACTTTTGCTCAACTCAGTGTTCTTTACAAACAGGAAGGCTCTTTTTGCGGGGGTGTGCAACTCAGATCAACACTGGGAGGAGCTCTTTCACTGTTTAAGGTGTCATGCTTCTCATTGTCCCCAGCTTGCAAGGAGACACATCTGCTTCTGTCGGTTTTGTAACGTATCGTACGGCTCTTCTCCTGGATCAGCAGGGACAGCTTAGGCAGAAAACAATGAAACAGCAACACAATAAAACAAATGCTTTCAGTAACAAGTTCACTTCTTTTGCACTTTCTCTGACGCACCCAGGCTTTCTCCTGTTCCTACTCTGCTCCTTGGATTGGGCTTGACTCAAAGGGAGATATTAGCTGATTCCTGTTTTCTTTGTTCAGGGATATCATGTCCATTTATAAGGAACCACCGCCTGGAATGTTTGTTGTGCCTGATCCTCATGATATGACTAAGGTAAGCGAATATCCGAAACGGAACCAACTTTTCCCCTTCCATCTTGTTTTGCTGGGTGTGTTAAGATTTAATCTATGCCATTTttgggagaggagtgggaaagAGTTTCACAGAGCATCCATAAAATGTCATAAAAGAATCATGCATTTTAAATTTCTGGGGGACAAtgggaaagaattgggtttaaaACTGCAAGAGGCTTTCAAGGACACTGGCTTTAGGAAGTCGTAATCCACGGTTCTGCAGATAAATCCAGTAGCGCCTCAGTGGCCGCTGTAAATTGGTCAGGTGCCAATCCAGCTGGCTTCTCGCAGCCAGTGCTTGAAAGTGATCAGTGGAAATGTTTGAAGAAACAGCTGACTCCACTGTGAGAGCCATTAGATGATGAGAATCTTCCGGCGGAGACGGGGGATGGGAAATGTTCAAACTGGGGAGTGTGGTGGCTGCAGAAGCTTCCGATTAGTGGCTGTATTGGCCATGATTCACATCCAAGCCGATGCAGAGGTGTAATTTGCACTCCTTGTGCTCGCCTGCTTCCCTGCGCCCCAGTGGAGATGCCCTTAATGCATCTCCCAGCCTCCCTGAAACAACCACTCTTTGAGCTGCCCTGTTTTCCTGTGGGGTTTGTGGTGGAGGAGAAGTTGCTGCCACCTTCTCCTGGTCCCAGCTTTCCCCATCTCTCCAACAAACGTTCCACTGCCAGGTTCCACCAGAACTAACCCTTGGCCTAAGCAAGGCCTTTGGGTTTTAAGTTACTGCAGGCAGGAATATCTCAGCATTTTAATTATAACTTCGGCCCAGCGTGATGCTGGATGCTGAAAATCCACAGACGCTTTCCAACAATGCGTGGTATTGTCGATGGTGTCCCAAAGCGTCGTCATATTGGCATTGCACAGCAAATCACAAGGAGCTAAGAAACATTTAAAATTGATCCATTGACCACATTTGGGGGGCGCACGGAAGGAAATAACCTGGTTCCCCTCATAGCCTGAGGGGAGTAGGTTCACCTGTGCGTAATCAGGGCCTTCATAGACCATTTTACAGTGAGGCGAGATTGTGAGCCTGGCCCTAGGTCCTGGCTGAGGAAGGTCAGTGATCAGTTTCAGTACAAATCAGGAACATTATCTTCAAGCCAAGAAAACGCCTCTTGCTGGTTGATTTTCAGAAGTTGGAAAataacatggggtatgtctacactacagcactaattcgaattaacttaatttgaattagttaattcgaactaagctaattcgaactagtgcatctagacctaaaaactagttcaaattagcgttttgctaattcgaactagcatgtccacattgagtggaccctgaaccgaggttaaggatggccggaagcagtgccggcagggcatcaggttagaacttagagcgtggagctgctgtctcaggctagccaagggctatgcttaaagggtcccgacctccaccccggacagacagttctcaggggttccccgcttgcaaagcagtcctggcttggagcgtcctgagtgcccacacacggcacatcacagcactcggccatcagcccggctgcacttgccgcaggctgccatccggggggggggggggggggtgtcaatcgggggggctgcaggagagtttccaccccgaggagcccgcagagccaccccagtcctccccatcgggggctcgtaccccattcctccctcacctccttccacttacccctccctagctccccttcctgatgtacaaaataaaggacacgtggtcaaaaatagaaactctctttattgaacaacactgggggagactgggaaaaggaggtgggagagaggaagagagagggtgggagggggagggcaactaaaatgatcaggggtttggaacaggtcccatatgaagataggctaaagagactgggacttttcagcttagaaaagaggagactgaggggggatatgatagaggtctataaaaacatgagtggtgtggagagggtgcataaagaaaagttcttcattagttcccataataggaggactagaggacaccaaaggaaaggaatgggtagcaggcttcaaactagtaacagaaagttcttcttcacaaagcaaatagtcaacctgtggaactccttgctgcaggaggctgtgaaggctagaactagaacagagtttaaagagaagtgagagaaagtcatggaggttgggtccatggagtgctattagccagggggtagaaatggtgtccctggcctctgtttgtggaaggctggagatggatggcacgagacaaatggcttggtcattgtctttggtccatcccctccagggtacctagtgttggccgctgttgacagacaggctactgggctagatggtctgacccagtacggccattctaagctcagggtcgggggtctcactggaccaccttgattttcatgcaaacctgctcctgggtggccaggctggcagctatcctgccctagacggccactttcctgtgcctagcgcggaggtcgtggatgaggtccacgatgtccgcactagaccaggtgggcgcccgcctcttgcggacctgggcaggctcctgggagctgccaacctggtcccaggaagaggcggagggctgggtggcagctggtggctggctcaagccgtgccaggtgcagggtctgctggctgggtgctggcaggcttgcacctggcacgggcatcgtagccagcccatgcccctttaagggctccggggccaggaggggggcagaagagtttccctggtggtgcccagagtggccaccagggaaagctggggagggctagcctcccactagttcgaatgaagtggctacacaccccttaattagaactagttaattcgaactagatgttagtcctcgtggaatgaggtttacctagttcgaattaagcgctctgctagtttgaattaagttggaactagcggagcgctagtgtagcgcctagcaaagttaattcgaactaacgtctgttagttcgaattaactttgtagtgtagacatacccgtgttGAGGGAGGGGGGCAATCAGAGAAAAAGGCAGAGACTCTTTTTTCTTGTTAATCATGTGGGGTCCTTTTTAAAATCCTTGAACATTTGAAAAGCCAAGCTATTACGGCAAAGTGCTGTTTGATTTGTGTTTGGCTGCGCAGATCTGGAGTGGGTGTATGTGAAAGCACGTGAGGGGTGCAGCTGCTGCCGTCCCTTGGTAAATACGGCCAGGTGGGCGCTCCCTGCGCCCAGGTGAGGCAGAGAAATGTGCAGCAGTGGCTATGGGTAGAAGCGAGTcttgcagggagggggaaagagtggGCCGTGCATGATGTGCTGGTGGGAGAAGCCTGGTCGTGAGCTCTGTCGCGATTTCTCGCCTTTGTTCGGTTTTGTTGAGAATTTCACCGTGCTGCGCAATTGTGAAGTGGTGCGCAAGATGGGCTTTTGTTTTGCAGATTCATGCATTGATCACAGGCCCATTTGACACGCCTTATGAAGGGGGGTTCTTCTTGTTCCTGTTTCGCTGTCCTCCAGATTATCCCATCCACCCACCAAGGGTCAAACTGATGACAACGGGGAATAATACAGTGAGGTTTAACCCCAACTTCTACCGCAATGGGAAAGTCTGCCTGAGTATTCTAGGGTAAGAGGAGACTTCGGCTGTTCCAAGGGGAAGCCGGGAGGTTGCTGCAGGCAGTTCTTTACAGTGTGTGTCCCTCTTTGCCTATTTAGGTTCCAATCCTGCAGTGACCTCTGCCTGCACAGATCCTGCATGAAGTTACTAGCAGGACAGAGGCCTTAAAGCTGCCAAAATTGAGCTAAAATGCGGGTCTGACCGTCTTTAACTCCACAAAGCTGCAAATCTGTTCTGTCACCCCACTGTGCCACTTTACCATCTCCCACATCAAGCGTTTTGGCCTAAACTTTGCATTTCTTCTGCTTTTGTGGTTTGAAGCCTGACCCCTATTGTTGTTTGAGTGTAGATTTTTGTGGTTGTaatttcctgtgtgtgtgtggttcttACAGAGAaaatagatatttaaaaaaaaagccactaaAAACTCCCTTGAAAGCTGTTTAACTGCTTCTCTGCTTCCGCCTGTGACTTGATGCAAAACCATGAGTCG
This genomic interval from Pelodiscus sinensis isolate JC-2024 chromosome 29, ASM4963464v1, whole genome shotgun sequence contains the following:
- the UBE2Z gene encoding ubiquitin-conjugating enzyme E2 Z; amino-acid sequence: MAESPAAEEAASGGAPAGGGGGAGVFIPAELWAAGFGAPPLGAGPPPGSGGAPLAGLPAAGAALLTHSAFWDPTVSGDWDSERPSPACLLRIKRDIMSIYKEPPPGMFVVPDPHDMTKIHALITGPFDTPYEGGFFLFLFRCPPDYPIHPPRVKLMTTGNNTVRFNPNFYRNGKVCLSILGTWTGPAWSPAQSISSVLISIQSLMTENPYHNEPGFEQERHPGDSKNYNECIRHETIRVAVCDMLEGKYPCPEPLRGVMEKSFMEYFDFYEGVCKERLHLQGQTMQDPFGEKRGHFDYQSLLLRLQGIRLKVQEKHQQENVDIDSDSSSSETETDTQGSSKA